In the genome of Candida dubliniensis CD36 chromosome 3, complete sequence, the window CTATCTTATCAGTGGAAATATACTATTCCTTTTATTTGTATTAGGAAAATGCCGTTCAGTTCGATAACGATATTCTCcgaattaattaatcaaaaattaGAAGTTGCATAAACTGTAAGGGGATAAGCAATCACAGAATTTTCGATTCAACTTTAGTCAAAGAGTTTTACTTCAGTATAAAAAATAAGCATATTCCCCTTCTACCAAAAATGCATTCTATAAACTCCGTGGAACGATAGTTGTTGACCAAGAGCTAGTATAAGAATGTccgaaaaaaaagagttgGAAAATCAGAATACAAACATCGAACCGATAATTTCGTTCACCAAAGAAGATATCCAAGATAAAGAACCACATGttttaacaacaattatttcCCCCTCGGGCAAGGAGATTGCTATTACCAATGACGTTGATCAAGCTATGAAGCTCGCTCTTGAGCATAAGGGTGAAACTATCGAGTTGGACAAAGCTCAGGCAGATAAATTACTTcgaaaaattgatttatacCTATTACCCATCATGTGTTTGTTGTATTGCTTTCAATTCATGGATAAATTAACGACAAGTTACGCCTCAGTGCTTGGGTTgagaaaagaattaaatatgCAAGGTGACATGTATAGTTGGACTGCTACTGCATTTTACTTGGGATACCTCGTATTCGAGTTCCCAGCATCAATGCTTTTACAGCGGTTCCCCGTTGCCAAAACAGTGTCAGTTTTCATTATTCTTTGGGGGATGATATTGGCCTTGCATTCTGTTCCCCAATACCCTGGCTTCATTGCCTTGAGGACCATTTTGGGAATGTTAGAACTGAGTGTGACACCTGCGTTCACCATCATTACATCTCAATGGTACAGAAAGGAGGAACAATTTCTTAGAACTTCATGGTGGTTTGCTTCTAATGGTATTGGAACCATTGTAGGACTGGCTATTGCTTATGGCTTGTACCAGAACGATGGGAACTATTCTTTACCCGCTTGGAAGCTCGTGTTTGTCGTCACAGGTTGTTTGACAATATTTTTGGGCTTTGTGATTATGGCTCACATTCCTGATACCCCAGCAGGTGCTTGGTTTTTAACggatgaagaaaaattaatgGTCGTTGAACGTATTAGAACCAATCAACAAGGGTTTGGTAATACACATTTCaaaaaacatcaatttATCGAAGCATTGACAGATCACCGAACttggttgttttttttatttgcaTTGTCCAATAATATTCCAAATGGAGGTTTGACAAGTTTTGGTACCATCTTGTTGAACGAAGATTTCGGCTACACCCCATCTAAATCACTTTTGATGCAAATGCCGCAAGGAACTGTCGAAATTGTTGGTTGTGTGTTATTTGCTTGGCTTTGTAAGTTTCTCCCATCCCGTATGTTGATGGGTGTTATTGCAACATCTATCACTGTTTTAGCGGAGTGTCTCTTGGCTTTTTGCAAAGGCAACAGTGCAAGATTGGCTGGTTTCTATCTTTATTTGCTAGGGCCACTTGGGttcatttgttgtttatcaTGTGTATCTTCTAATGTTGCAGGACATACCAAGAAAGTGACCACCAATGCCATGTATTTGATAGCTTATTGTGTTGGGAATTTGATTGGTCCCCAAACATTTATCAGCACACAAGCACCAAATTATACAGGAGCTAAAGttgctattgttgtttgtggATTTGTTTCATTGTTTACATTAATTGcaatttatatttcttatcatattgaaaataagaaaagaaattccaGGCCGCAAGTTGATATGAGCCATATTGAAAACTATGAGTTCGCCGACTTGACAGATAAAGAAAATCCAAATTTCAGATACAGTATTTAAAGTCTTTTTGTATTCCTTATAGAGTTCTTAATTGagtaaatatttttaaagttGAACTGGattagttttagtttatatataatttatgCTAATACTAACGTGAATTATTGCTTATGCCTCACCCATAATATTGGGCTTGAGTGAACACTGAACAAACATAGGTAATTGAAATAACGTCTTTTCAACGGCAAAATTCCACTCCTCCCaaatatactttttttGAGTCCATAAAACCATAATAACCTGTGGTTGGCTTGTCACTCTTAGTTTATCCTACATCgtaaatgaatgaaaattgTGTCTCTGTCCTATTTATATTGCAAATCttctcaaaaaaaaaaaagtagaaATAGATTAGATATGCAAATACTGTTCCTGGCGTTACTTAAGcaaaattcattttctcTGTTCTGTGTGTCTAACTCTCTACTTGTAAATGATATAAGTTAAACTCAAGTGGTTGTATTATTTAACTGGTACATTCAGTTTTCTCTGACATTCCTGATATGTGTTGACCTGATTGTGTTACAGAATCAAAGCTCATCACAGAAACTAACATgtgggaaaaaaaaaattctgaaaaaaaaaaaatataattgtaCAGTTAACCACCACACCCTACAAATCACAAATTACTTGAACAATGTCAGATACCAAAAATATCGAgtctttgattttggatGCTGGTCCATTAATCACACAGCCAGCTACTACTTTACAGCAATATGCCGTTGCATATTATACGACACCAGGGGTACATAGCGAGTTGAAAGACGAATATTCCAGACAACAATTAGCAATTTGGGGTGATagtttaaaaattaaacagCCAAAACAGGAATACATTGATAGAGTTGTCAAGTTTGCGAAATTAACAGGTGATTATTCTGTGTTGTCGGTAAATGACTTGCACATTATTGCATTAGCATATGAGTTGGAGTGTTTGAATAATGGTGAAGAAAATTTGAGAAGCTTCCCCGGTGAAGTCTTGAAAAGCCAACAAGTTGAAAATGAGAATGGCACAAGCAAATTGTCAAGCATTATAGGGGATGATGACGGGTTTGTAGTTGCtacaaaaagaagaggTGGCAGAAGACAAAGAGAGAAGGCAGAGTTAAGGAAGAAAGGGTTGTTGCCAACATTTTCTCCAAAACCAAAGGGTGACCCAGAAACAGAAGAGCCTGATGAGTTATCAAATGTTAGAGCTTCCAATGAGACATCCGAAACAGATTCTGGGAAAGAATCC includes:
- a CDS encoding allantoate permease, putative (Similar to S. cerevisiae DAL5) yields the protein MSEKKELENQNTNIEPIISFTKEDIQDKEPHVLTTIISPSGKEIAITNDVDQAMKLALEHKGETIELDKAQADKLLRKIDLYLLPIMCLLYCFQFMDKLTTSYASVLGLRKELNMQGDMYSWTATAFYLGYLVFEFPASMLLQRFPVAKTVSVFIILWGMILALHSVPQYPGFIALRTILGMLESSVTPAFTIITSQWYRKEEQFLRTSWWFASNGIGTIVGSAIAYGLYQNDGNYSLPAWKLVFVVTGCLTIFLGFVIMAHIPDTPAGAWFLTDEEKLMVVERIRTNQQGFGNTHFKKHQFIEALTDHRTWLFFLFALSNNIPNGGLTSFGTILLNEDFGYTPSKSLLMQMPQGTVEIVGCVLFAWLCKFLPSRMLMGVIATSITVLAECLLAFCKGNSARLAGFYLYLLGPLGFICCLSCVSSNVAGHTKKVTTNAMYLIAYCVGNLIGPQTFISTQAPNYTGAKVAIVVCGFVSLFTLIAIYISYHIENKKRNSRPQVDMSHIENYEFADLTDKENPNFRYSI